A segment of the Symmachiella macrocystis genome:
AAGCCATCCTGATTTCACCACAGTTTTTGTTCCGCATCGAATTGAATGAAGCCTCCGAAAAGGGTGAGCAGGACCGTGCTCTGAACGATTATGAGTTGGCATCGCGGTTGTCCTATTGGCTGTGGAGCAGCATGCCGGATGACGAATTGTTCGAACTGGCCGGTAAAGGAGAGTTGAGCAAGCCGCTCGTATTGGAAGCACAAATTCGCCGGATGCTGGCTGATCCCAAATCGTCAGCACTGGTGGAAAACTTTGCCGGGCAATGGCTGCAACTGCGCAGTTTGACGGAGGCGGCACCGAACAAAGATGTCTTCAGCGAATTCGACGATGAATTGCGGATGGCGATGCGGCGCGAGACCGAAATGTTTTTCGCGGCTGCGATTCGTGAAAACCTGAGCATCTTAGATTTTCTCGACGGCAAGTTCACTTACGTCAACGAGCGATTGGCCAAGCATTATGGACTTGAAGGAGTCAGCGGTCCGGAGTTTCGTCGCGTCTCTTTAGAAGGAACCCAACGGGCCGGCGTATTGACGCAGGCCAGTATTTTGACGATTACCTCGGATCCCACGCGGACCTCGCCCGTGAAGCGGGGGAAATGGATTTTGGACAATATTTTAGCCAGTCCGCCCCTCCCACCGCCGCCGGACGTTCCCCTGCTGTCAGAGGACGCCGACGCGGTTGCATCGGGTACGTTGCGGCAACGATTTGAGATTCATCGTTCCAATCCCGCCTGCATTTCCTGCCATGAGAAAATGGACCCTCTTGGTTTTGGTTTTGAGAATTTCGACGCGATCGGCCGCTGGCGGACCAAAGACTCCGGCTTTGACGTCGACGCCTCTGGCACGTTACCTGATGGACAGACGTTTAATGGTCCCACAGAACTGCTGACAATTCTTAAGGCGAGCCGAGGCGAATTTAGCCGATGTTTAACTGAGAAGATGTTGACCTACGCGCTGGGGCGGGGCCTTGAGTACTACGACAAGTGTGCAGTAGACTCAATCTGTGATGCCCTGGACAAAGACGACTACAAATTCACGACCATGTTTTTTGAAATCGCAAAAAGCGATCCGTTTCGCAATCGACGGAACTCTCCAGGAGATAAAAAATGAGCAAGAACTGGCATATCCCGCGTCGTACGTTTTTACGTGGCATGGGAACGGCGATCGCTTTGCCTATGTTCGATGCCATGTTGCCGGCCGTTAGCCGCGCTGCAGAAGCAGAAACAGCCGCCGCCACGACTGCATCTGCCACCACCGCTGCGGCGCCAATGCGGACGGCCTACTTCTATGTTCCCAACGGCGTGCACATGGAGCATTGGAAGCCGAAGACGGACGGGACCGACTTTGAATTGCCGGAAATCTTAGCTCCTTTGGAGGAAGTGCGAGGCGACATCAACATCCTCACCGGTTTGGCGCACGACAAGGCAAAAGCCAATGGCGACGGTGCCGGCGACCACGCACGGTCCGGGGCTGCGTTCCTAACCGGTTGCCAACCACGCAAGACAGATGGCGCCGACATCAAAGCCGGCATTTCCGTCGACCAGTTCGCCGCCCAGCACGTTGGCAAGCATACGAAGTTTGCCTCGCTGGAATTAGGACTGGAACGAGGACGCCAGGCAGGAAATTGCGACTCAGGCTATAGCTGCGCGTATTCATCCAACGTCTCATGGCGCAGTGAATCGACGCCGATGGCCAAGGAGATTGATCCACGATTGGTCTTTGAACGGCTGTTTTCGGTCGGATCGACCCAAGAGGTCGCCGGCAGCGTCGCGCGTCGCAACCGGGAGCGCAAAAGCATCCTCGACTTTGTCTCGGATGACGCAAAATCTCTGAGAAAAAAATTAGGACGCAAAGATAAACGGAAGTTGAGCGAATACCTCTCCGGCGTCCGCGAAATCGAACAACGGATCGCTAAAAGCGAGACGCGAGAGACCATTACCGTTGCCGGCGTGACCGCTCCGGCGGGGATTCCCAAGGATTTAGGGGAACACTATCGCCTGATGTGTGACATGCTGGTCTTAGCGCTTCAGGGAGATTTGACACGGATTTCGACATTCATGGTGGGCAACGCGGGTAGCAACCGCAGTTTTCCCTTCATTGATGTGCCGGAAGGGCATCACAGCCTGTCGCATCACCAGAACAAACCTGAGACACTGGAAAAGATCAAAAAGATTAACTTGTTCCATATGCAGCAGTTTGCATATTTCCTTAAGCGGTTGAAATCGATCGAAGAGGGTGAAGGAACTTTGTTGGACAACTGTGCGATCGTTTACGGATCGGCCATCGGCGATGGAAATCGTCACAATCACAACGACTTGCCTGTGGTCTTGGCCGGCAAGGCGGGCGGTACGATTCAAACCGGACGGCACATTGTTTACGAAGACGATACGCCCATGAATAATTTGTTTTTATCATTGCTGGATCGCCAAGGAGTCGAAGTGGAATCCTTGGGAGACAGCTCCGGACGTTTGAAGGGACTGGAAGGCTGATTTTGCAAGCGGGGCAACCCCGTTTATTCAACAAGGTCTGCCGGTCCGTTATTATGGGGATGAAAACTGAGCGACGATACATTGTTTCAATTCCTCGAGGCGCCTGCTGCGGACACGATGGTGTCAGTTTCTAAAACGGGTGCAACTGGGTATTGAAACTGGTCCTCATCGCGACTTCCCCCTTTACGTGACATCTCTTGCGGACTTCTAGGCCCCATGCCGGTTGACGAAACGGATCGATTGCTTGTTCAACGCATTCGCCAGGGAGACTCCCAGGCGTGGGAAGAGTTGATCGCTCGTTACGAAGGACGGTTGTTGGCATTTGTGATGAGCCGTCTCGGCAAACGGGCCGTGAGTGAAGATGTCGTGCAGGAGGCGTTCTTGGGGTTCGTGGTCAGCCTGCCCAACTACAACGACAAGACGCCGCTGGAAAGCTATCTGTTCGCGATTGCCGCACATAAGCTGACCGACACGCTACGTCGCGAAGGGCGACGTCCGACCATCCCGCTCATGGCTGCTACTGAGACCAGCGTGCCGGCTGCCGAGCCGCGAGCCAATGTCCGCATGGCATCCAGCATCGCTCGCAGTGGCGAACGGCGTTCGGTCGAAGAGGCGTTCCTGAGAGAAACGCTGGAATCGATGATCGCCTCTTGGAAGGAAAAAGGCGAATACGAACGAATGATGTGTATGGAGCTGTTATTCGTGCTCGGTTTGCAGAATAAAGAAGCGGCACAACGGCTGAGAATTTCCGAGCAAGCGGTCGCCAATCACAAACATTTTGTGGTGAGCAAACTCAAGCAAGCGGCCGAAGCATCGTTGCTACGCGACCTGAACTTCGAGAGTCTGGGTTTGTCGTAGCAGGTCCGCTCGGCGTTACTTCGCCTATGCAACTAAGCCGAAGGCTTTTAACGACGAGTCGTTTGATTGAATTGGGCGGGATCAAACGCGTCGGTCGTATCGCTGATTTGTTTGCGAATCTTTGCCTTTTCACGTTCCATACGCGTGGCGACTTCCGCACGGGGAGATGCAAGCGATTCCCCCGTTAAGGTCTTTTTGATTTGTTGCTGCAAATCCTGTTTGGCCAACGCGCGGCCCCCTTTGCCGGCGGCAACGCTCGCCACCCATTTGCGGATTTCCTGCTGCTGCAGGTGTCCGCTGCGACCTCGGAACAGGAGTCGGGAGCCGTGATGATTGTCGTCCAGTTTCGTCAATAGGGGGCTACTTTGGGGATTTTTAAAGTCGACCTGTTTGAGCACGGCGGCCAAGTTGCGTTGTGTGCCGACGCGCGACGAATATTGCCCGACTTTAATGCGGAGCAAACTGAAATCGTTGTCCGATGACGACTCGGCATGGCAATGCGCGTTGGCACAGGTGTTCATTAAAATCGGTTGAATTCTCGCCGTGAAGTTTTGTGCGTTGTCACGGGATAATCCTCCCAAGGATTCGGCTTCGTAGTCCAGTCCCGCGAACTTTTGGCGACTGGTCGTTTTGCCGTTTTCTAATGCGTCCGGCGATTCTCCTAACATGGCGTCAAGCCGTCGGAGCATCCGCCGTGATTGGATACGTCCCGGTTCCAGGGCCACGGCATCGTTGAGTTCTCGTTGCGCTTCTTTCAGCAGGTTGAAACCAATACACCACCGTGCCAAGACGACATGATCCGAGGCCGTCGGCTTATCAAAATCCGCCCGCTTTTTGTTGTAGGCATCATGCAGATCCGTGCAAACATGCCGGACCATATTATCGGGCACAAACATTTCGCCGCGAGATTTCTGGACGCGATATTCACCGCCGCCATGCGAGATGCGCCCTTTGATGATTTTGCCGTTGTCCAACAGCAACAGTCCCGATTCCACCACATGGGGCGTCGGTGATTTCGGCGCCGGTTCGCTGGCAAACGCGATGTGGGACATGGCGATGATGGCACTGAAGAGCATGGCCCAGATGCGCGGATCGTCGAGTCGCAGTGAAAATTTTCGTTGGATTGATGTGTGATCGGTCACGGTGACGGATTCCCTTCCGAACGGCGGATATTCCGCAGTTGCGCACATTCCCGGTCGCCGAAATGAGAGCGGCAGACTGACCGCGAATTGAGATGGCCTGTGATTGGGGGGTGAGAGGAGCGGGAGGATACCCGGCCATCGGTGATGGGTCAATTGGAATTGCTACACCGGCGGTTTGGCTGTTCAACGTCTCAACGATTCGGCGGCTCGCTGGACTTGTTGAAACAGTCCGCGTCCCTCGTCTACCACGGGAGACCTCATCCAGCCCCCTTCGATCAACACGCCATAGGTCAATGCGCACAACATCGCGTAGGAGAACAAGTTTGCCAAGACGTTTGAGCCCATGAATTTGAGTGCGCTGCCGGCTGATTTGGCGAGTTTGAAGCGAATTCCCGTAAATTGAACGCTAAAGATCTCATCGAGAATTAAGTGTGACAAAAACCCGACGGCCACGGCTCCGGCCATCAAGAATCGCGTGCTAGCTTGGTCGCTGCGGTATCCCAAAAAGACGAGTTCTGCGACGATGAACAACGCGGGAATACTGTGGAACATGCCGCGGTGGACTGTTAGTTTGCCGACGATGGTTGCGCCCAGATAGCGGACGACGAGGTAGATCACGACCGCTAGAAACATCGCCCCTTCGTATCCGCCTCCCCAGAGCACCAACCGTGGCATCAAGACCAAGGGGGCGACGGCGGCGGTCAAGGCGAACAGCTCGCGGGAAGGCGTGCTATTTTCCAAGTCCAAGTCGGGCAACATGCCGCCGACAGCGGTCAGGCAACCGGCCAAGGCGCCTTGCATGGGCGTGAATCCACCGAGCATTGTAGCGCCCACTCCGTAACCAACACCCAAAACACCGCTGGTCGTGACGTGTCCGCGAAAATTGGCCATTGTGTGTCATCCTTGATTCAATGGACGGCTAGGTGGAGGTGCGTGGGCGATGGATGGGTTTTGAGATACCCCAGGACTTGGGAGCATCCGAGTGCCAGAATTTAGGAATGTCTGCCGTGGTCAACGCTATCACATCGTCTCGCTTGGGGGGAGAGGGATCGAGGCTTGATAATTCATGCGACCGCTATGGGACGTAAGATCGCGCGGATCATTGTTTTTGATAGGACCCGCAAAACCTGTCCTTCGCAGCAACACATTTCGAAGAAGCACGAGAGTCGAATTCTTTTTGATTGACCACAGTTGCGTGGAATGCGAATTTGAAAGTAGGTCGTCCGTTTTTGCAATTCCTCCGGTAGCGAAGTCACAACTTGATTCAGCAATTGCGGTGATCACAAAAGGAGAAGTCGGTGTTGAGTAGATTCCTGATTGCAGTCGTTGCACTTGGATTGATGGGCTCGAGCGCCCAAGCGGAATCGTTCATGTTTTCGCAAGGAACTCGGGCTGCGCAGGCGGATTTCGACGTCGTGGGCGGCAACCTCCAAGTGACATTAACCAACACCTCGTCATTCGACACGCTTGTGCCTGTGGATGTCCTGACTGCCTTGTACTTCGATATTCTGGGAAATCCTTCGCTCTCGGCGGATTCCGCACGTGTGGGCGCTGGCAGCAGCATCATTTACGACTCGGCTACCAGCGATGTCGGCGGAGAGTGGGCCTATCGTCAAGGCATCGGTAGCGGAGCATTACCGGACAACCAAGCGTATGGCATCAGTAGCACGGGACTGGGAGTCTTTGGCCCCCCGAACATCATTGGCGGCCCGAATCTATCTGGGCCAGTCAGCCCCGGTGGATTGCAATACGGCATTGTCTCAGCAGGTGACAACCCCTCCACCGGTAATGGTGGGATTCGAAATACTGGCGGATTGATCAAGAATTCCGCAGTATTCACGCTCTCATCGCTTCCGCCCGCCTTTTCCCTCGATCGTATTGGCAATGTCCGCTTTCAATACGGCACGAACTTGCTGGAACCGAGTTTTTTACCCGGGATTCCGCCGGAAAACTTGCCAGCCGTCCCTGAACCCAGCAGTTTCGTCTTATTCGGCATTGGTGCTGTAGGCCTCGGGGCCT
Coding sequences within it:
- a CDS encoding DUF1552 domain-containing protein — encoded protein: MSKNWHIPRRTFLRGMGTAIALPMFDAMLPAVSRAAEAETAAATTASATTAAAPMRTAYFYVPNGVHMEHWKPKTDGTDFELPEILAPLEEVRGDINILTGLAHDKAKANGDGAGDHARSGAAFLTGCQPRKTDGADIKAGISVDQFAAQHVGKHTKFASLELGLERGRQAGNCDSGYSCAYSSNVSWRSESTPMAKEIDPRLVFERLFSVGSTQEVAGSVARRNRERKSILDFVSDDAKSLRKKLGRKDKRKLSEYLSGVREIEQRIAKSETRETITVAGVTAPAGIPKDLGEHYRLMCDMLVLALQGDLTRISTFMVGNAGSNRSFPFIDVPEGHHSLSHHQNKPETLEKIKKINLFHMQQFAYFLKRLKSIEEGEGTLLDNCAIVYGSAIGDGNRHNHNDLPVVLAGKAGGTIQTGRHIVYEDDTPMNNLFLSLLDRQGVEVESLGDSSGRLKGLEG
- a CDS encoding RNA polymerase sigma factor; its protein translation is MPVDETDRLLVQRIRQGDSQAWEELIARYEGRLLAFVMSRLGKRAVSEDVVQEAFLGFVVSLPNYNDKTPLESYLFAIAAHKLTDTLRREGRRPTIPLMAATETSVPAAEPRANVRMASSIARSGERRSVEEAFLRETLESMIASWKEKGEYERMMCMELLFVLGLQNKEAAQRLRISEQAVANHKHFVVSKLKQAAEASLLRDLNFESLGLS
- a CDS encoding metal-dependent hydrolase, which codes for MANFRGHVTTSGVLGVGYGVGATMLGGFTPMQGALAGCLTAVGGMLPDLDLENSTPSRELFALTAAVAPLVLMPRLVLWGGGYEGAMFLAVVIYLVVRYLGATIVGKLTVHRGMFHSIPALFIVAELVFLGYRSDQASTRFLMAGAVAVGFLSHLILDEIFSVQFTGIRFKLAKSAGSALKFMGSNVLANLFSYAMLCALTYGVLIEGGWMRSPVVDEGRGLFQQVQRAAESLRR
- a CDS encoding XDD4 family exosortase-dependent surface protein, which codes for MLSRFLIAVVALGLMGSSAQAESFMFSQGTRAAQADFDVVGGNLQVTLTNTSSFDTLVPVDVLTALYFDILGNPSLSADSARVGAGSSIIYDSATSDVGGEWAYRQGIGSGALPDNQAYGISSTGLGVFGPPNIIGGPNLSGPVSPGGLQYGIVSAGDNPSTGNGGIRNTGGLIKNSAVFTLSSLPPAFSLDRIGNVRFQYGTNLLEPSFLPGIPPENLPAVPEPSSFVLFGIGAVGLGAFVCRRRRQLKP